Proteins encoded by one window of Macaca fascicularis isolate 582-1 chromosome 10, T2T-MFA8v1.1:
- the OVOL2 gene encoding transcription factor Ovo-like 2 isoform X2 codes for MPKVFLVKRRSLGVSVRSWDELPDEKRADTYIPVGLGRLLHDPPEDCRSDGGSSSGSGSSSAGEPGGAESSSSPHAPERETPEPGDAEGPDGHLAAKQRPVARSKIKFTTGTCSDSVVHSCDLCGKGFRLQRMLNRHLKCHNQVKRHLCTFCGKGFNDTFDLKRHVRTHTGIRPYKCNVCNKAFTQRCSLESHLKKIHGVQQQYAYKQRRDKLYVCEDCGYTGPTQEDLYLHVNSAHPGSSFLKKTSKKLAALLQGKLTSAHQENTSLSEEEERK; via the exons ATGCCCAAAGTCTTCCTGGTGAAGAGGAGGAGCCTGGGGGTCTCGGTACGCAGCTGGGATGAACTCCCGGATGAGAAAAGGGCAGACACCTACATCCCAG TGGGCCTGGGCCGCCTGCTCCACGACCCTCCCGAGGACTGCCGCAGCGAcggcggcagcagcagcggcagcggcagcagcagcgcGGGGGAGCCTGGAGGAGCCGAGAGCAGCTCGTCCCCGCACGCCCCCGAGCGCGAAACCCCCGAGCCCGGCGACGCCGAGGGCCCCGATGGACACCTGGCGGCCAAGCAGCGCCCGGTCGCCAGATCGAAAATCAAG TTCACCACAGGCACGTGCAGCGACTCGGTGGTTCACAGCTGCGACCTGTGTGGCAAGGGCTTCCGTCTGCAGCGCATGCTGAACCGTCACCTCAAGTGCCACAATCAGGTGAAAAGACACCTGTGCACCTTCTGCGGCAAAGGCTTCAATGACACCTTCGACCTGAAGAGGCACGTCCGCACCCACACAG GTATTCGTCCCTACAAATGCAACGTCTGCAATAAAGCCTTCACCCAGCGCTGCTCTCTGGAGTCCCACCTGAAGAAGATCCACGGGGTGCAGCAGCAGTACGCCTATAAGCAGCGGCGGGACAAGCTCTACGTCTGCGAGGATTGCGGCTACACGGGCCCCACCCAGGAGGACCTGTACCTTCACGTGAACAGTGCTCACCCGGGCAGCTCGTTTCTCAAAAAGACATCGAAAAAACTGGCAGCCCTTTTGCAGGGCAAGCTGACGTCCGCACACCAGGAGAATACCAGCctgagtgaggaggaggagaggaagtga
- the OVOL2 gene encoding transcription factor Ovo-like 2 isoform X1, with translation MPKVFLVKRRSLGVSVRSWDELPDEKRADTYIPVGLGRLLHDPPEDCRSDGGSSSGSGSSSAGEPGGAESSSSPHAPERETPEPGDAEGPDGHLAAKQRPVARSKIKGQKLQTGQASRHRRWVSGVNLLDVPACSGTLTASLCPQFTTGTCSDSVVHSCDLCGKGFRLQRMLNRHLKCHNQVKRHLCTFCGKGFNDTFDLKRHVRTHTGIRPYKCNVCNKAFTQRCSLESHLKKIHGVQQQYAYKQRRDKLYVCEDCGYTGPTQEDLYLHVNSAHPGSSFLKKTSKKLAALLQGKLTSAHQENTSLSEEEERK, from the exons ATGCCCAAAGTCTTCCTGGTGAAGAGGAGGAGCCTGGGGGTCTCGGTACGCAGCTGGGATGAACTCCCGGATGAGAAAAGGGCAGACACCTACATCCCAG TGGGCCTGGGCCGCCTGCTCCACGACCCTCCCGAGGACTGCCGCAGCGAcggcggcagcagcagcggcagcggcagcagcagcgcGGGGGAGCCTGGAGGAGCCGAGAGCAGCTCGTCCCCGCACGCCCCCGAGCGCGAAACCCCCGAGCCCGGCGACGCCGAGGGCCCCGATGGACACCTGGCGGCCAAGCAGCGCCCGGTCGCCAGATCGAAAATCAAG GGGCAGAAGCTGCAGACGGGGCAAGCCTCAAGACACAGGAGGTGGGTCTCTGGAGTGAACCTACTGGATGTGCCTGCTTGCTCGGGGACCCTCACAGCCTCTCTCTGCCCCCAGTTCACCACAGGCACGTGCAGCGACTCGGTGGTTCACAGCTGCGACCTGTGTGGCAAGGGCTTCCGTCTGCAGCGCATGCTGAACCGTCACCTCAAGTGCCACAATCAGGTGAAAAGACACCTGTGCACCTTCTGCGGCAAAGGCTTCAATGACACCTTCGACCTGAAGAGGCACGTCCGCACCCACACAG GTATTCGTCCCTACAAATGCAACGTCTGCAATAAAGCCTTCACCCAGCGCTGCTCTCTGGAGTCCCACCTGAAGAAGATCCACGGGGTGCAGCAGCAGTACGCCTATAAGCAGCGGCGGGACAAGCTCTACGTCTGCGAGGATTGCGGCTACACGGGCCCCACCCAGGAGGACCTGTACCTTCACGTGAACAGTGCTCACCCGGGCAGCTCGTTTCTCAAAAAGACATCGAAAAAACTGGCAGCCCTTTTGCAGGGCAAGCTGACGTCCGCACACCAGGAGAATACCAGCctgagtgaggaggaggagaggaagtga
- the OVOL2 gene encoding transcription factor Ovo-like 2 isoform X3 produces the protein MPKVFLVKRRSLGVSVRSWDELPDEKRADTYIPVGLGRLLHDPPEDCRSDGGSSSGSGSSSAGEPGGAESSSSPHAPERETPEPGDAEGPDGHLAAKQRPVARSKIKGQKLQTGQASRHRRWVSGVNLLDVPACSGTLTASLCPQFTTGTCSDSVVHSCDLCGKGFRLQRMLNRHLKCHNQVKRHLCTFCGKGFNDTFDLKRHVRTHTGSPSLPSLPPSAFLSLLPEAGASPACPVAVSRSLLASRGRYSSLQMQRLQ, from the exons ATGCCCAAAGTCTTCCTGGTGAAGAGGAGGAGCCTGGGGGTCTCGGTACGCAGCTGGGATGAACTCCCGGATGAGAAAAGGGCAGACACCTACATCCCAG TGGGCCTGGGCCGCCTGCTCCACGACCCTCCCGAGGACTGCCGCAGCGAcggcggcagcagcagcggcagcggcagcagcagcgcGGGGGAGCCTGGAGGAGCCGAGAGCAGCTCGTCCCCGCACGCCCCCGAGCGCGAAACCCCCGAGCCCGGCGACGCCGAGGGCCCCGATGGACACCTGGCGGCCAAGCAGCGCCCGGTCGCCAGATCGAAAATCAAG GGGCAGAAGCTGCAGACGGGGCAAGCCTCAAGACACAGGAGGTGGGTCTCTGGAGTGAACCTACTGGATGTGCCTGCTTGCTCGGGGACCCTCACAGCCTCTCTCTGCCCCCAGTTCACCACAGGCACGTGCAGCGACTCGGTGGTTCACAGCTGCGACCTGTGTGGCAAGGGCTTCCGTCTGCAGCGCATGCTGAACCGTCACCTCAAGTGCCACAATCAGGTGAAAAGACACCTGTGCACCTTCTGCGGCAAAGGCTTCAATGACACCTTCGACCTGAAGAGGCACGTCCGCACCCACACAG GGTCTCCTTCTCTGCCCTCTTTGCCTCCCAgtgccttcctcagccttctcCCTGAGGCAGGGGCCTCACCAGCCTGCCCTGTTGCAGTTTCTAGAAGCCTGCTTGCTTCTAGAGGAAG GTATTCGTCCCTACAAATGCAACGTCTGCAATAA